ATCCGACACATTCGCTCCACTTTGGTGCGGTGTAAAGGAGTGGAAGATAATGATATCCCCCGGATTTGTTTCTACAATAACTCCGGTACTGAGATCTATCTCGGCAATTTCTTCCGCATTCATATTCCGCAGCTCGCCTGGCGTAGAGCGCAACCTTTCATGATAGCCAGGGAACAATTCAAGCCCGCCATTAACTGTTGTAGCTCCATCGATCGCTACCATGACGGAAATCAAACCTTCGATCGGGAATCCTTGCCACCAGGAAGCATCTTGATGCATGGAATAACCATTTGCTCCCGGCAGCTTGAAGATCAATTTATCCTTGAATAGCGTCGGTTCATCCAAATAGATGTCTCGAAGCGGAGCCAAAATGCGTTCATCTTTCACGAGATCTGCAAATACGGCGGAAATATCATGAACGGGGTCCAAGCGCTCAATAGCCAATCGGCCATCCGCATAGGATTTGTGCCCTGCTCGAATATTGAACTTATTCGTATAGGCTTCTAACGTTAGCAGTTGGTCGCATTCGGATTGAATCACTTTTGCTTCTTGCTCTGAAAACACGCCTCGCAGTACGATATACCCCTGCTCGTTATATGTTTGCAATTGCTCTTCCGTCAAAATATTCAAGGATTTTTGTTTCATAGTAAATCATCCTCCATTTGTTTTTTTGCCGTTTCACTCATGTGATCGACTTGTTTATAACCTAATAATAAAGCCACTTCTTTCTTTTATCCATGCACTAGGTTATACTATTTCATATACTTTTTTGCATGATTCGGAGGCAATCTTATGAGTTGGAAAATAACCCTTAAACGCTACTATTTCGGGAAAGAACGCGAACAATTTTCGCTTGGGGAGGATACCTATTCAGGCTGGTGTATGCTTGCCGCCGATTCGGGCCGGTTCAACTTTTCATTCGCAGAGGATAGTCAGAGTGAGCAGACAGCCGAGTTCGGTGAACTGGTCTTTTGTCCTCCGGGTCAAACCTTCAAGCGACATGCGTTGGAGCGAATCTCCTTTCATTTTGCCGAATTTCTGGTTGAAGGTCCCTGGCAGCTTCCGAGCAAAGTACGCATGATGGATGTCGGCAGACTCAGCTCAACTTTTCGTTATTTGCAGGAATGGCAGGATGAGGATAGCAGTGAACAGGACACTGCGGATGCCCAGCATCTACTAGAGGACTTGCTGTTCATGGTCCACCAAGAACGGGTGAAAACAGAACGCAAACCGTCCAGTTCCCTCGATCCTTTAATGAACCGCGCTGCCGCTTTTTTGGAATCTCATGCTCTCGATCACCGATTGTCCTTGCAGGAACTGGCTGGTACCTTAGGCATTGGCGCTTCCCAGCTCACCCGCAGGTTTCAAGTCACTTTCGGCATGTCTCCTGTTAGGTACTTAACCCGTGTCCGCCTGTCCCGAGCCCGTTTGCTGCTCATTGAAACCACTGATACACTGGATGCCATCGCCGAACAATGCGGCTTTCAAAATGCTTTCTATTTCAGCCGCGTATTCTCGCAGCACATGCAAATAAGCCCTTCGGCTTACCGAAGGACTTTCCGTGTGTAATTATCGCGTTGAGCTTTTGCAAATCCCTCGCGATGGCGGTTCTATTTGATAATCAAAACTGGACAATGTGCATGCTGAATCACGCCGTGACTGACACTGCCAAGTAAAATTTCGGACATCAACCCAACGCCGCGGCTGCCCATCACAATCAGGTCGCACTTGTTATAATCAGCCATATAACAAATAACACTCGCCGGATCACCTGTCTTGGTATCGATTGTGAAATTCACATTGGAAGCCGCTAATTTGGCCGCAGCTGGTTGAATCACCTGTCGGTCTTGATCCTCCATATTATCGTACATGACAACCCCCATCGTGGGTTCATTCAGCGTCAACAGTTGACTTACATATAGAATGGTCAGTTTTGTTTCTGGGGATAATGTTTGTGCTAAAGCGATGGCATGCTCAAGGGCACGATCTGCCTGCTGCGAGCCGTCAATGGGAACAAGAATGTGTTTGTACATGTGAATTCCTCCTTATAATTTTAACATTTACGTAAACGTTACATTTGAAATGCAATGAAAACGATAATTAATGACCTTCGACTTGATCCACATGCTGTACGTGCCGGCGATTGAGCCAAACATAGATCACAGATACCAGAACAAAACTACCGCCAACGATGAACGGAACGTGCGGATTGTACCATTCCGCTAATTTACCTGCCAGCCACGGCGCGGCTGCTGCTCCAAGAAATCGGAGGAAGCTGTATGCCGCAGAAGCCGTAGAACGCTCTACTTGCGCAGCATTCATCACTGCTGTAGTGATTAATGTATTGTTATTACCCAGAAATGCGCCCGCTAAAACAACCGCGACAATAATTACCTCTTTGGTCGAAGTCCAAATGCCCATGACCATCAGCGTCACAGCGAACAACAGTAATTGAACACACATTGACTTCACAGTTCCATAGCGCTTTTGCAGTCTCGGGGCCATGAACACGGAGGTAATTGCGAGCAACAAACCCCAGCCGAGGAAGACGTAACCCAGACCACGCTCCTTTAATCCCATATAAAATGGCGAATACGCCAGTAGGGTAAAGAAACCGAAATTATAGAGAAATGCGGTTATCCCAAAAATGCGCAGCGGCCGATGTTTAAGCGCACGGAACGGGTCCAGAATCGACGTTTTCTTCGCAGTTGCCGGAGCCTTTGATTTTGGCATAACGAACGCGATGAAGAGAAATGCTACTATCATGAGGACCGCAACGCCGAAGAATGGTCCTCTCCAAGAAATCGACCCAAGCTCCCCTCCAAGCAAGGGGCCGACAGAAATGCCAAGACCAATCGCTGTTTCAAACAAAATAATCGATTGAGCAACTCCAGTTCGAGACAATGAAACAATCGCGGACAGCGCAGTAGCAACGAAAAGTGCGTTCCCGAGCCCCCAACCGCCGCGCAGCCAAACGAGCTGCCAGATGCCATTGGAGCTGCCGCCAAGCGCAGCGAAAATCGCAATGATCACGATACCTGCCAGCAGTGTCCCTTTCATCCCTAAGCGCGAGGAAATGACCCCGGTGATGAGCATCGCTACAGCCATAACTAAATTGTAGCTGGTAAATAACATCGTTACATCGCTGTGTGATGCATTTAACTTATGGGCAATCGCGGGCAAAATAGGATCGACAAGCCCCAAACCCATAAAAGCAATAATGCTGGCAAAGGCCACTGCCCATACTGCCTTAGGTTGATTAAACATATTCGATTTATGTGACTGAGGTTCCATGATGTTCGTATACTCCTTTCTTACTCGTTTAATTTGTTCAAAGCATCTTGCACACTTTGATATCTAACCTCTGTGGCTTGACGGATATCTGCAATCTTCGCGAGCTTTTGATCAATGATTTCAAGCTGCCTGGCCACAATTCGCTCGATGTCCTGAAGATCCTGTCTCTTCTGCTCGACATCCTCTGTATGCAAATATTCTTGATGACGCTGAGCAAGTCGATTGCTGATTGAAACAAAATCCTGAATTTCCTGCAAAGTAAATCCTAGTACATCACGCGCATTCACAATTTGCTTTAACTGATCAATATGATCTCTCGTGTACAATCGAGTGCCGCCATCACTCCGATCCGGTGCAGAAAGCAAACCGATCTCCTCATAGTAGCGAATTGTCCGTTTCGTCAAACCACATTCTTTTGCTACATCATCGATTTTGAAATTGTCCATGAGTTGCTCCCTTCTAGTGCTTATGCTGTTATCATAATCCTTTTTAACGTTAACGTCAACGTTATATTTATTGCATGGAGAGCCAGTGAAGCGACAGCACTAAATAGGGTTGGGCGTGCTTTCGCAGCGTCCAACCCTAAAGCTACATTAACTCACTTCACTTCGAAGTACTGTGTTCATCATGTTAACATGGATGATACCTTTTATACATCACTTGTCATAGTGTGAGGCCAGTTGCTTTTGACTAGGATTCCCTGAAATTGCATCCAAATGTGGATTGGAACGTATACAAACTCAAAGGAGTTGTAACTATCATGAATGACCCTATACCGTTGAATCAACCGGAAACACATCATGAGCTTAGGCAAGCCCTCCATGACATAGAAGCTTGGGAAGCTGAGCAAAAAGATCTTTGGTTTTGGGAAAAAATCGGACGAATTCCCTTTCAGCTGCTGGACCGCTTGACACCGAAATTTCTGAACAAGAAAATTGGCGAGGCACTGGACGAAATCGGAAATTATTTGCAAGCCGGAGGCCGCTATCTGATTTCGGAGAAGAGCACCTTGAGACATATCGAGAACGTACGACTGCGTCATGAAGGTTTTGAAACGGATGAACTGACCGTAGACAAGGTACGATTGCTCCCCCTGTCTATCCTGGATCAAACCGCAGATGAAATCATCCAAAGCAGTACCAAATTCGCCACGCTCCAAGGCGCAACAACGGGAATTGGCGGAATCATTACGCTCGCGATCGATATTCCCGCCATCCTCGGCTTATCTTTGAAAACCATCCAGGAGCTGGCGATCTGCTACGGGTATGACCCCAACGACAAGCAGGAACGCATTTTCACAATCAAATGCCTGCAGTTCTCTTCCTCCGATATCGTTGGCAAAAAGGCCATCCTCGACGAGTTGGCCAATTATGCGGCAATCGATAAGAAGAACACCCAGATGATCTCTCAACTTCAAGGCTGGCGCGAGGTGTTCCTGACTTATCGCGATAACTGGGGCTGGAAAAAGCTTTTCCAGCTGGTTCCAATCGCCGGCATCCTATTCGGGGCATGGATCAACCGCGGTACCCTCAAGGATGTGGGCGAGGCCGCAAAAATGTTGTATAAAAAGCGGCGGATTCTTGCGCGATTGCAGCAGATTGAAGGTTGATATCCTGAAACCAGCGAAACCTTCTGGCGTACTAAATAACAGAAAACCAAAAGGAGGAATGACAAGTGCTTAAATATTTGCTTCGCAAATTATTGGGATCTCTGCTGCATTCCAAACGCAGACCGTATCGCCGCCACAGCAGCAGTTATCACAACGTCTATCCGAATCGCCGCCACTCCTCATCCGACAACTACTCCTCATATGGTCATCAGCAAGGGCAGCGTTATTATAAAAATAGACATCATAGCTCAAGTTAACCCAAGCCGCGAAAGTGGCTTTTTTTGTTCCTCACTGCCTCAAAGCAGCGTCCAAATCACTAATCAGAGCTTGCGCATCCCCATAAGCCGGATCGATTTGTAGCAATTTACGAATGAGTTGTTTCGTCTGCACCGATAGCTGCAATTCCTCTTCCCAACCCACAGCGTCATTCGCACTAACCGTTTCGGGCACATAAGCCGAATAAAGCATAAAAAGCAAAAAATGACCGATCGCATACAAATCCGAGATGACATTTACCGTCTTTCGCTTTCTTTGCTCCTCATCTACGCCGATTTCTGCGAACCCAGGCTCCCCTAAACGCGATGCTAAGCCAAAATCGATTAAATGAATACGTTCCCCTTGAAGAATCACGTTAGGGATTCGAATATCTAGGTGTACGATCCCTTGCTCGTGCAAATATTGCACAATATCCATTAATCTGCGAATAAAGCCTAACGCCTCTTTTTCTCCAAAGACAACGCCTTGTTCAAAAATCAAATCTTCGATCGTTTGCCCGCTGACATATTCGGTTATCATAAATAGCCGCCGTTTGCCTGCTCGGAACGATGACACACATTTCGGTATGGACGGATGATCCAACTGGCCCATGATCTCCATTTCGCGCTGCAAAAGCTGCTGTCCCAGAAGCCCCTTGCTTGGCTTCGCTTGCTTCAGCACGATCTCCCGCGAGCTCGCCAGCTCTCGGCACAAGTACGTCAAACCGTAGCTGCCCATCCCAAGGAAGCGCTCAATCCGATAGCGATTTTGCAGCACTTTTCCCACGCGTTGCGGATAATCAATCCAAGTCCCGTACGCACTTTTCCAGTAAGTCAGCAATGTCAGGATACCTCCGTCCCCTAATTCTATTAGGTAAATCATACCTGATGAAAGGAACTTAATAAACCTAGCCGCTGGGATAGCTCCAACTGCTTCCCTATGAAGGGTTAGTTGGAAAACATCCTGCTAAATTCATCCAAACTCACTTCTTCTGCCGTCCTACATGGAAAAGCTCCAGCTATTTGCAGCCATTCTCGACGAAATTGCCATAAAATGCAGATCTACATGGAGCTTTTCCCGCTAAGTTGGCAATTTCGAGCATTTTCCCGGAATTTAGCAGGAGGAAATCCTCTTAACTTGTATGAACCGTGGATGCCGAAGCCTCCAAAAAACAAAAAAAGCCTGCAAAGACCCTAGCCTAAGCTAATCATGTCTTTGCAAGCTGATAATGACTACCGCTGAATCCCAATCGTCACAATCTCACAGGGACCCACTGGCAACGTCAAGCCGTCGTCTGCCTCTACGGCCAAACGCTCGCCTTGTGTTTCCAAGATCGTACTCTTATAGAATTTCCGCAGCGGAAGTTGCGTGCGGACCTTAACCTCCGCATGCTGTGAACGCATGTTGTACCAACGAAGCAGCAAATCGCCTGATGCTTCATTCATTTTCATTGAGGAGAAAGCTAGCCCTTCACCCTGCCATTGGAAAGGAGCATATGTCGCAGCGATTCGACCATAATGGATGCCGGTTTGTGCCAATGTCCAAGGAATTTGGAATTGGTACGCAGCCGTATAAGCTTCATATTGTGCGCCATCACCCGTGTGAGGGAAGATCGCCAATCGAACCGTATGTTCACCCAGACACTGAGCCTCCGGAGTCGGGAACAAGCCCCAATCGCCGAGTTCGCCAACCGCACGCAGAAGCGTAACGGCAATCGTATTCCGACCATCGCGCAGAACTTCGTATTCGTTCAATCCGAGATTGGCAATGACCAAGCCCGTTCCCGCTTCACTGACATCAACGAATGCCTGTTGATGCTGGGTATTGCTTGGGTTCTCCCACTCAGTGGCTGGCGTATTATCCCGCTGCACGACTTCGAACATCGAATCGACATGATGCGTTTGCGCTGTCAGATCGGTTGGGAATAACATCCGCAGACGATGATCCTTCGCTTGATTGTTGAAGGATGACTCGATCTCTACCCCTTGTCCGGCTCGACTCATGCTAACCACCGTACGTATGCGCATCGGAATCATGCGCGTTGAACGCTGCGCTTGCCGATGCGGGTAGTAAACCAAGTCACGTTGTTCCACCTCCAACATCTCATCGCCTGAGGCAGGAACCTCCC
Above is a genomic segment from Paenibacillus sp. HWE-109 containing:
- a CDS encoding phytanoyl-CoA dioxygenase family protein; translated protein: MKQKSLNILTEEQLQTYNEQGYIVLRGVFSEQEAKVIQSECDQLLTLEAYTNKFNIRAGHKSYADGRLAIERLDPVHDISAVFADLVKDERILAPLRDIYLDEPTLFKDKLIFKLPGANGYSMHQDASWWQGFPIEGLISVMVAIDGATTVNGGLELFPGYHERLRSTPGELRNMNAEEIAEIDLSTGVIVETNPGDIIIFHSFTPHQSGANVSDVSRKQLYLTYSPSKNGDLYKAHYQHYQRYSLKGKDTTQFHLL
- a CDS encoding helix-turn-helix domain-containing protein encodes the protein MSWKITLKRYYFGKEREQFSLGEDTYSGWCMLAADSGRFNFSFAEDSQSEQTAEFGELVFCPPGQTFKRHALERISFHFAEFLVEGPWQLPSKVRMMDVGRLSSTFRYLQEWQDEDSSEQDTADAQHLLEDLLFMVHQERVKTERKPSSSLDPLMNRAAAFLESHALDHRLSLQELAGTLGIGASQLTRRFQVTFGMSPVRYLTRVRLSRARLLLIETTDTLDAIAEQCGFQNAFYFSRVFSQHMQISPSAYRRTFRV
- a CDS encoding universal stress protein — encoded protein: MYKHILVPIDGSQQADRALEHAIALAQTLSPETKLTILYVSQLLTLNEPTMGVVMYDNMEDQDRQVIQPAAAKLAASNVNFTIDTKTGDPASVICYMADYNKCDLIVMGSRGVGLMSEILLGSVSHGVIQHAHCPVLIIK
- a CDS encoding MFS transporter; the encoded protein is MEPQSHKSNMFNQPKAVWAVAFASIIAFMGLGLVDPILPAIAHKLNASHSDVTMLFTSYNLVMAVAMLITGVISSRLGMKGTLLAGIVIIAIFAALGGSSNGIWQLVWLRGGWGLGNALFVATALSAIVSLSRTGVAQSIILFETAIGLGISVGPLLGGELGSISWRGPFFGVAVLMIVAFLFIAFVMPKSKAPATAKKTSILDPFRALKHRPLRIFGITAFLYNFGFFTLLAYSPFYMGLKERGLGYVFLGWGLLLAITSVFMAPRLQKRYGTVKSMCVQLLLFAVTLMVMGIWTSTKEVIIVAVVLAGAFLGNNNTLITTAVMNAAQVERSTASAAYSFLRFLGAAAAPWLAGKLAEWYNPHVPFIVGGSFVLVSVIYVWLNRRHVQHVDQVEGH
- a CDS encoding helix-turn-helix domain-containing protein; this encodes MDNFKIDDVAKECGLTKRTIRYYEEIGLLSAPDRSDGGTRLYTRDHIDQLKQIVNARDVLGFTLQEIQDFVSISNRLAQRHQEYLHTEDVEQKRQDLQDIERIVARQLEIIDQKLAKIADIRQATEVRYQSVQDALNKLNE
- a CDS encoding EcsC family protein; its protein translation is MNDPIPLNQPETHHELRQALHDIEAWEAEQKDLWFWEKIGRIPFQLLDRLTPKFLNKKIGEALDEIGNYLQAGGRYLISEKSTLRHIENVRLRHEGFETDELTVDKVRLLPLSILDQTADEIIQSSTKFATLQGATTGIGGIITLAIDIPAILGLSLKTIQELAICYGYDPNDKQERIFTIKCLQFSSSDIVGKKAILDELANYAAIDKKNTQMISQLQGWREVFLTYRDNWGWKKLFQLVPIAGILFGAWINRGTLKDVGEAAKMLYKKRRILARLQQIEG
- a CDS encoding serine/threonine protein kinase, which codes for MLTYWKSAYGTWIDYPQRVGKVLQNRYRIERFLGMGSYGLTYLCRELASSREIVLKQAKPSKGLLGQQLLQREMEIMGQLDHPSIPKCVSSFRAGKRRLFMITEYVSGQTIEDLIFEQGVVFGEKEALGFIRRLMDIVQYLHEQGIVHLDIRIPNVILQGERIHLIDFGLASRLGEPGFAEIGVDEEQRKRKTVNVISDLYAIGHFLLFMLYSAYVPETVSANDAVGWEEELQLSVQTKQLIRKLLQIDPAYGDAQALISDLDAALRQ